Proteins from a genomic interval of Microbacterium imperiale:
- a CDS encoding cysteine desulfurase family protein: MLYLDHAAGGPVRPEVLDAMAPFLLGRYGNPSSVHTVGEDVSAALEDARRRIAAVLGMRAGDVVFTSGGTEANNLAIAGIALGARGRRPGHVITTAIEHSSVLAVCRYLERMHDYDLDILPVDAHGRVRPADIAAAVRVDTAVISIGYANNEIGTVQDLAAVAAAAGGIPLHVDAVQAAGWLPLSGTGAAALSIAGHKLGAPQGIGALAVRGRLPLEPLLHGGGQERGRRAGTQNVAGAVGLAVALELAEHERADAASRATAARRAFTDRVLATIPGSRLTGDAVDRLPGLASFVFVGTSGEAVLLELERRGIVTSSGSACSAGSTDASHVLTAIGLNEDEARTAVRFSFDRSEPPTPAVLADALGAAVAAVRSAA, translated from the coding sequence ATGCTGTACCTCGACCATGCGGCCGGCGGCCCGGTGCGCCCCGAGGTCCTCGACGCGATGGCGCCGTTCCTCCTGGGCCGCTACGGCAACCCCTCCAGTGTCCACACCGTCGGCGAGGACGTCTCGGCGGCACTCGAGGACGCGCGTCGGCGTATCGCCGCCGTGCTCGGCATGCGGGCGGGAGACGTCGTCTTCACCTCCGGCGGCACCGAAGCGAACAACCTCGCCATCGCCGGCATCGCGCTCGGTGCACGGGGACGTCGGCCCGGTCACGTGATCACGACCGCGATCGAGCACTCCTCCGTCCTCGCCGTCTGCCGCTACCTCGAGCGCATGCACGACTACGACCTCGACATCCTCCCGGTCGACGCGCACGGACGGGTGCGCCCCGCCGACATCGCGGCCGCCGTGCGCGTCGACACCGCGGTGATCAGCATCGGGTACGCCAACAACGAGATCGGGACGGTGCAGGACCTCGCCGCCGTCGCCGCGGCCGCGGGCGGCATCCCGCTCCACGTCGACGCCGTCCAGGCCGCGGGGTGGCTGCCGCTGTCGGGTACGGGGGCGGCCGCGCTCTCGATCGCCGGGCACAAGCTCGGCGCACCGCAGGGCATCGGTGCGCTCGCCGTCCGCGGACGCCTCCCGCTCGAGCCCCTCCTGCACGGCGGAGGGCAGGAACGCGGGCGCCGCGCAGGCACCCAGAACGTCGCGGGCGCCGTGGGCCTCGCCGTCGCGCTGGAGCTGGCCGAGCACGAGCGAGCGGATGCCGCGTCGCGCGCGACCGCTGCTCGCAGGGCCTTCACCGACCGCGTGCTCGCGACGATCCCCGGCAGTCGCCTCACGGGCGATGCCGTCGATCGCCTGCCGGGCCTCGCGTCGTTCGTGTTCGTCGGCACCTCGGGCGAGGCCGTCCTGCTCGAGCTCGAGCGCCGCGGCATCGTCACCAGCAGCGGGTCGGCCTGCTCGGCCGGGAGCACAGACGCCTCGCACGTGCTGACGGCGATCGGACTGAACGAGGACGAAGCGCGGACAGCCGTGCGGTTCAGCTTCGACCGCTCCGAACCTCCGACCCCCGCCGTCCTCGCGGACGCGTTGGGCGCGGCCGTCGCCGCAGTACGATCAGCAGCGTGA
- the nadC gene encoding carboxylating nicotinate-nucleotide diphosphorylase: MLPARHISRLVQSALDEDAPWGDLTSAAFVPADARMSAQLVSRAAGVFSGGAFFAAAFTLTDPDCSVTMQVPDGARICPGAVLATVAGPARAVLTAERVGLNFAQRMSGIATLTRRYVDAIAGTGVRIADTRKTTPGLRAVERAAVRDGGGANHRFSLSDAVMLKDNHLGVITAGGLSLTEGLRHAKATLPHTTHIEVEVDRIDQIEPVLAAGVDTVMLDNFSLPDLRRGVQLIAGRAIVEASGGVTLDSVRAIAETGVDVISVGALTHSAAALDLGLDLGSEPADAAP, from the coding sequence ATGCTCCCCGCTCGTCACATCTCCCGCCTCGTCCAGTCCGCGCTCGACGAGGACGCCCCCTGGGGCGATCTCACCAGCGCCGCGTTCGTCCCGGCCGACGCGCGGATGTCAGCGCAGCTCGTCAGCCGTGCCGCCGGGGTGTTCAGCGGCGGGGCGTTCTTCGCGGCGGCGTTCACGCTGACCGACCCGGACTGCTCCGTCACGATGCAGGTCCCGGATGGCGCGCGCATCTGCCCCGGTGCGGTGCTGGCCACCGTTGCCGGGCCGGCACGGGCCGTCCTGACGGCCGAGCGCGTCGGTCTGAACTTCGCGCAGCGCATGTCGGGCATCGCGACCCTCACCCGCCGGTACGTCGACGCCATCGCCGGCACCGGTGTGCGCATCGCCGACACCCGCAAAACCACGCCGGGCCTGCGCGCCGTGGAACGCGCCGCCGTCCGTGACGGCGGCGGCGCGAATCACCGCTTCTCGCTGTCGGACGCGGTGATGCTCAAAGACAACCACCTCGGTGTCATCACCGCCGGCGGTCTCTCGCTCACCGAGGGGCTGCGCCACGCGAAGGCGACCCTGCCGCACACGACGCATATCGAGGTCGAGGTCGACCGCATCGACCAGATCGAGCCGGTGCTCGCCGCCGGGGTCGACACGGTCATGCTCGACAACTTCTCGCTGCCGGACCTGCGCCGCGGCGTGCAGCTGATCGCCGGACGCGCGATCGTCGAGGCGTCGGGCGGTGTCACGCTCGACTCGGTGCGGGCGATCGCCGAGACGGGTGTCGATGTCATCTCGGTGGGCGCGCTCACCCACTCCGCCGCCGCGCTGGATCTGGGACTCGATCTCGGGTCGGAGCCGGCGGACGCGGCCCCCTGA
- the nadB gene encoding L-aspartate oxidase, with product MTTRVVVVGAGLAGGLCALHAARAGCEVVLLSKGALGDGNTAYAQGGIAAAVGGADDAASHLADTLAAGAGIVDPAAARVLVSAGPAAIDELARLGVAFDRDAAGTLSLGLEGAHGRPRILHAGGDATGAAIQSALNAALDASDVEIRTDTLATEVVVGRGRARGVRALFRGADTTIEADAVVLATGGAGRLFAHTTNPEVATADGIALALRAGARVTDLEFVQFHPTALPGGELVSEAVRGEGAVLRDETGRRFCGDAHPAAELAPRDVVARAIAEVMDRQDGRPVWLDATAIRPTATQTASFLAERFPSIDRRLRARGLDWARRPIPVTPAAHYAMGGVATDIDGRTSIPGLYAVGEVARTGVHGANRLASNSLLEAAVFAARAATALATDEHRAARRDTPTSGAAADPTVGSREGRPSPSAPLTSFSRTALQHLMWQHVGLRRDAAGLRHALTVLDAWGSGPAGPRSVREHEDANLLLVASTLTRAALARPRSLGSHHRSDDAPDHAAAPALFSHKVA from the coding sequence GTGACGACCCGCGTGGTCGTGGTCGGTGCGGGACTCGCCGGCGGGCTCTGCGCCCTGCACGCGGCTCGCGCCGGCTGCGAGGTCGTACTGCTGAGCAAGGGAGCCCTCGGCGACGGCAACACCGCATACGCGCAGGGCGGGATCGCCGCCGCGGTCGGCGGCGCCGACGACGCGGCATCGCATCTGGCCGACACCCTCGCCGCGGGAGCCGGCATCGTCGATCCGGCGGCGGCACGCGTCCTCGTGTCCGCGGGACCGGCGGCCATCGACGAGCTCGCGCGGCTCGGTGTCGCGTTCGACCGGGATGCCGCCGGCACCCTCAGCCTCGGGCTGGAGGGGGCACACGGTCGGCCGCGGATTCTGCACGCGGGCGGTGACGCCACCGGGGCAGCCATCCAGTCCGCGCTGAACGCCGCGCTCGACGCATCCGATGTGGAGATCCGCACCGACACCCTCGCGACCGAGGTCGTCGTCGGGCGCGGTCGGGCTCGCGGGGTTCGCGCCCTCTTCCGCGGAGCCGACACCACGATCGAGGCCGACGCCGTCGTTCTCGCTACCGGCGGCGCGGGCCGCCTGTTCGCGCACACGACCAACCCCGAGGTGGCGACCGCCGACGGGATCGCCCTCGCCCTGCGCGCCGGGGCACGCGTGACCGATCTGGAGTTCGTGCAGTTCCACCCCACCGCGCTGCCCGGAGGCGAGCTGGTCTCCGAGGCGGTGCGCGGCGAGGGCGCGGTGCTGCGGGATGAGACGGGACGCCGGTTCTGCGGCGATGCCCACCCCGCCGCCGAGCTCGCGCCGCGCGACGTCGTGGCGCGGGCGATCGCCGAGGTCATGGACCGCCAGGACGGCCGTCCGGTCTGGCTGGACGCGACGGCGATCCGGCCGACGGCGACGCAGACGGCATCCTTCCTGGCCGAACGCTTCCCCTCGATCGACCGCCGACTCCGCGCGCGCGGTCTCGACTGGGCGCGCCGGCCGATCCCGGTCACGCCCGCGGCCCACTACGCCATGGGAGGGGTGGCCACCGACATCGACGGGCGCACGAGCATCCCGGGCCTCTACGCCGTCGGCGAGGTCGCGCGCACCGGTGTGCACGGGGCGAACCGGCTCGCGTCGAACTCGCTGCTCGAGGCCGCCGTGTTCGCGGCGCGGGCGGCGACGGCGCTGGCGACCGACGAGCACCGTGCCGCGCGCCGTGACACCCCGACTTCCGGCGCCGCCGCCGACCCCACCGTCGGCTCGCGGGAAGGCCGACCGTCACCGTCGGCTCCGCTCACATCGTTCTCGCGCACGGCGCTGCAGCATCTCATGTGGCAGCACGTCGGGCTGCGCCGGGATGCCGCGGGACTGCGCCATGCGCTCACCGTCCTCGACGCCTGGGGAAGCGGGCCGGCCGGACCTCGATCGGTCCGAGAGCACGAGGACGCGAACCTGCTTCTCGTGGCAAGCACGCTCACACGGGCTGCCCTCGCACGCCCGCGATCACTGGGCTCGCACCACCGCTCCGACGATGCGCCCGACCACGCCGCCGCACCCGCCCTCTTCTCCCACAAGGTCGCCTGA
- the nadA gene encoding quinolinate synthase NadA, with product MSVTSLPLTTRPLDPSVDHGIQAIVAGASLTATCATDLAAGPWEFDTRPGYGPGSSMGDVIPTGAPRQGELPAWYRSASEHELEQRIREAKAVLGDRVVVLGHFYQREEVVVHADYVGDSFQLAGAARSHPEAEAIVFCGVHFMAETADLLSRPDQAVILPNLAAGCSMADMASIDEVEECWEQLGELYGDLSQPDADGLLPVVPVTYMNSSAAIKGFVGRNGGIVCTSSNARTVLEWAFARGRRVLFFPDQHLGRNTAKAMGVPLDRMPLWNPRRAWGGNDRDELAGARVILWHGFCSVHRRFTVEQIDRARAEHPGVRVIVHPECPMDVVDAADEAGSTEYIRTAIAAATEPTTFAVGTEINLVQRLAAQYPQHEIFCLDPVVCPCSTMYRIHPGYLAWVLDELVAGRTPNRIQVPRDVADPARVALERMLAARP from the coding sequence ATGTCCGTCACATCTCTGCCGCTCACCACGCGTCCCCTCGACCCGAGCGTCGACCACGGCATCCAGGCGATCGTCGCCGGCGCCTCCCTCACCGCGACTTGCGCAACGGATCTCGCTGCCGGCCCGTGGGAGTTCGACACGCGGCCCGGCTACGGTCCCGGGTCGTCGATGGGCGATGTCATCCCGACCGGAGCCCCGCGGCAGGGAGAGCTTCCCGCGTGGTACCGGAGCGCGTCGGAGCATGAGCTCGAGCAGCGCATCCGCGAGGCGAAAGCCGTGCTCGGCGACCGCGTCGTCGTGCTCGGGCACTTCTACCAGCGCGAAGAGGTCGTCGTCCACGCGGACTACGTCGGCGACTCGTTCCAGCTCGCGGGCGCGGCCCGGTCCCATCCCGAAGCCGAGGCCATCGTCTTCTGCGGCGTCCACTTCATGGCCGAGACGGCCGACCTGCTGTCGCGACCCGACCAGGCGGTCATCCTGCCGAACCTCGCGGCGGGGTGCTCGATGGCCGACATGGCCTCGATCGACGAGGTCGAGGAGTGCTGGGAGCAGCTCGGCGAGCTCTACGGCGATCTGAGTCAGCCGGACGCGGACGGACTGCTCCCCGTCGTGCCGGTCACGTACATGAACTCCTCGGCGGCCATCAAGGGATTCGTCGGCCGTAACGGCGGCATCGTCTGCACCTCCTCGAACGCGCGCACCGTCCTCGAGTGGGCCTTCGCACGGGGACGTCGCGTCCTGTTCTTCCCCGACCAGCACCTGGGCCGCAACACGGCGAAGGCGATGGGTGTGCCGCTCGACCGGATGCCGCTGTGGAATCCACGCCGCGCCTGGGGAGGCAACGACCGCGACGAACTGGCCGGCGCTCGCGTCATCCTCTGGCACGGCTTCTGCTCGGTGCATCGCCGGTTCACCGTCGAGCAGATCGACCGGGCACGCGCCGAGCACCCGGGAGTGCGGGTGATCGTCCACCCCGAGTGCCCGATGGATGTCGTCGACGCGGCCGACGAGGCGGGATCGACCGAGTACATCCGCACGGCCATCGCCGCGGCGACCGAGCCGACCACGTTCGCCGTCGGCACCGAGATCAACCTCGTCCAGCGCCTCGCCGCGCAGTACCCGCAGCACGAGATCTTCTGCCTCGATCCCGTCGTGTGCCCGTGCTCGACGATGTACCGCATCCACCCCGGCTATCTCGCGTGGGTGCTCGACGAGCTCGTCGCCGGCCGCACGCCCAATCGCATCCAGGTGCCGCGAGACGTCGCAGACCCCGCCCGCGTCGCCCTCGAACGCATGCTGGCGGCGCGGCCGTGA